A stretch of the Hydra vulgaris chromosome 09, alternate assembly HydraT2T_AEP genome encodes the following:
- the LOC136085126 gene encoding uncharacterized protein LOC136085126, with amino-acid sequence MKTRELNKARMEEICLEHPEVKEKLKIRKKPGRPSLEVDQPLLLKVITDIALHGSSADERRWSEVLQNIKTLDDLTSEMNEIGFAISKSALYTRLLPRSYGTLGKRYVKIVPVRLISPQNESHLKHVDGLFCSSTIKYVEEVFSILGPDEVCFISQDNKARVPIGITAAKKTGAVVDAFGVLGNSPGPRLGCVS; translated from the exons ATGAAAACTAGAGAACTGAATAAAGCTAGAATGGAGGAAATCTGCTTGGAGCATCCAGAAgtcaaagaaaaactaaaaatcagaAAGAAACCTGGTCGACCGTCATTAGAAGTAGATCAACCTCTTCTTTTGAAGGTGATTACGGATATTGCTCTCCATGGTTCGTCCGCTGATGAAAGACGTTGGTCAGAGGTTCTTCAG aacaTTAAAACTCTCGACGATTTGACATCCGAGATGAACGAAATTGGATTTGCAATCAGCAAGAGCGCCCTCTATACTCGTCTACTTCCGAGAAGTTACGGAACATTAGGCAAAAGGTATGTCAAAATAGTCCCTGTTAGATTGATCAGTCCTCAGAATGAATCTCATTTAAAACATGTTGACGGACTCTTTTGCAGTTCAACTATAAAATACGTGGAagaagttttttctattttagggCCAGATGAAGTGTGTTTCATTAGCCAAGACAACAAGGCTAGAGTGCCAATTGGAATCACAGCAGCCAAAAAAACAGGCGCCGTTGTTGATGCATTTGGAGTACTGGGTAACTCTCCCGGACCACGACTGGGTTGTGTCAGCTAA